TGTTTCCTTACTGGAAGGCGTATCTGGACCGAATTGCAGATGCGGAATCCGGGCCTTGCGGCCCGGCGTGGGTGACGTTTCGGTTTCTCGTCGAGGAGTACCGCGTGAGCCTCTTCGCCCAACAGCTCGGAACGGCGACGAAGGTGAGCGAGAAGATCCTCGCCGAGCGGATGGAGCGGCTCCGGAAAGCTGCTGCATGACGGGCAGGCGGGATTATGGGCCGGGCGAGGAGCTTGCCGTGGCGTTGTCCTGCCGACGCCGCAGTCGATAGGATGCCCGCCGGCCCGAGTGCCGTCCTGCCTGCGGTGCGTCGTCCGACGCTCGCCATCACGCCCCGTCGTCAGCACCCGATCGTGCGCTACCTGTTCCGAGGCCTCATCCGTGAAACCGGGCGCTCGGTGGAGGGTGCCGTCGAGGCTGAGACGGCCGAGGATGCGCTCACCGCGCTGTCGAACAACGGCATCGTCACCGAAGACCTGACGCCGGCTCCGATTCCGATCGGCGGACTCGAAGCCTCCGCCCGGGCGTCGGTCGCACCCGTGTCTGCCGGACGTGCCGGTCCGCCACCGCTGCCGCCAGGCAGTCTTGAGGCCGATGACGGCGGCATCGTGAGCGGCGGGCGTCCTGTCGAGCAGCTTCCGCCACCTGTGCATCCGGGGTCGCAGAGCAGCGATCCGATCGACCGCGCCTTTGCCGAGGCGAGCCAGAGTGTCAGCTTCGATGCCGTCGCTCAGCGGTACAAGGGCAAGAGCGTTTGGGTCATCGATCGTGACAAGATTCGCCGTCAGGTCGCCGTCGTGGTCGACGGTGCGATTCGTACGGCCACGGCCGATGCGGACAAAAAGATCGAGAACGCCGAGGAAACCGGTGACCAGATTCGCGAGAGCGTCGCGTCTGCGCTGAAGGAGCTCTTCAAAGACAACCGCAACATCGCCAGCCAGAAAGACGCGGCCGAGGCGGAGAAAGAGAAGCAGGCTCAGCAGGCACAGGTCGCCACGACGACTGCCGTCAGCTCGCCCCAGCTTGAAGCGCTAACTGGCCGACTGGAGCAGTTCCTCGGCAAGGCGGAGAACGTCCTGACGCAGCTGCAGGTCGCCGCCCGACGCGTCGGCTCCGGCGGCGGTGGTGCGGCAGGTTTTGCACCGCGTCGGATCAGCCACATTCCAAAGCCCCGCAGCGACGAGCAGAACTCCGTGCTGATGGAGATTTTCAAGAGCAACCTGAAGCTGCGCGACAATCTCAAGCCCGGCGCAGCCGAAACAGACCAAGCGACGCCTGTCGCCGACTAGCAGACGACTCCGTCGACACGACGCCCTACCAAACGATCAACGACACCTTTCCTCACCATGGCCAACACCAAAACGATTCTCGAATCCCAGGCGGACGATTCCGGACGCGAAGTCCAGGCGATGGTCATGGGCATCGACCTCGGCACCAGCCGAAGCTCCATCGCCGCGATGAACGGCGTTCGAAAGACCGTCGAGTCCTACGTCGGTTACGCCAAAGACGCCGTCAGCCGCAAACACCTCGGTGCCGACATCCTGTACGGCCGAGATGCGCTCGACAACGCGATGAGCGTCAACCTCTATCGCCCGCTCGAGAAGGGTGTCATCAAGGGCACGCTCGGCGATGACACCGACGAACTCGACAAGAACCTCGAAGCGGCCAAGTTGCTCGTCCACCGCCTCGTGGAGCTGACCAAGCCGTCTCGCGACGACGCGCTGTATGGCGTGATTGGCGTCCCGTCGCAGGCGAGTGACAAGAACAAGGAAGGCATCCTGGAGTCCGCCAAGGACATCTTCGACGCGGTCATGATCGTGTCTGAGCCGTTCACCGTGGCCTACGGCATGGAGCGGCTCAGCGACGTCCTCGTCGTCGACATCGGTGCCGGCACGACCGACCTCAGCCGCATGCACGGCACCGTCCCCGCGGCGGAAGACGAGCGATCCTTCCCGATCGCCGGCGACGCCATCGACCGCGAACTGCACAAGCTCCTGACCGAGAAGCACCCCGAGGCCTCGATCACGGTCAACATGTGCAAGAAGTTCAAGGAGAACTATGGCTACGTCAGCGACACCAAAGACTCGATCATCGTCCAGCTGCCGGTCAAGGGAAAGCCGACCGACTTCGACATCACCGAAGACATGAAGGCTGCTTGTGAGATCCTGGTCGAGCCGATCCTGGAGGGTGTCGCGGACTTGATCGCGACGTTCAATCCCGAGTTCCAGGAGAAGCTCCGCAACAACATCATCATCGCGGGCGGCGGCAGTCAGATGCGTGGGCTCAACAGCCGCATCGAAAAGGGCCTCGAACGCGTCGGCGGCGGCAAAGTGACAGTCGTCGACGAGCCGATCTACTCCGGAGCCAACGG
The DNA window shown above is from Planctomycetota bacterium and carries:
- the mamK gene encoding MamK family actin-like protein — translated: MANTKTILESQADDSGREVQAMVMGIDLGTSRSSIAAMNGVRKTVESYVGYAKDAVSRKHLGADILYGRDALDNAMSVNLYRPLEKGVIKGTLGDDTDELDKNLEAAKLLVHRLVELTKPSRDDALYGVIGVPSQASDKNKEGILESAKDIFDAVMIVSEPFTVAYGMERLSDVLVVDIGAGTTDLSRMHGTVPAAEDERSFPIAGDAIDRELHKLLTEKHPEASITVNMCKKFKENYGYVSDTKDSIIVQLPVKGKPTDFDITEDMKAACEILVEPILEGVADLIATFNPEFQEKLRNNIIIAGGGSQMRGLNSRIEKGLERVGGGKVTVVDEPIYSGANGALQLALDMPADYWQQLSD